Proteins encoded within one genomic window of Chlorobaculum sp. MV4-Y:
- the nifH gene encoding nitrogenase iron protein, producing MRKVAIYGKGGIGKSTTTQNTVAGLAEAGKKVMVVGCDPKADSTRLLLGGLQQKTVLDTLREEGEEVELEDIIKEGYKNTRCTESGGPEPGVGCAGRGIITSVNLLEQLGAYDDEWDLDYVFYDVLGDVVCGGFAMPIRDGKAEEIYIVCSGEMMAMYAANNICKGILKYADAGGVRLGGLICNSRKVDNEREMIEELARRIGTQMIHFVPRDNMVQRAEINRKTVIDFDPTHPQADEYRTLARKIDENKMFVIPKPLSIDELESLLIEYGIAN from the coding sequence ATGAGAAAAGTCGCAATTTATGGTAAAGGCGGTATCGGCAAATCCACAACCACACAGAACACGGTTGCCGGTCTCGCGGAAGCAGGCAAAAAAGTGATGGTCGTCGGTTGCGACCCGAAGGCTGACTCCACCCGCCTCCTGCTCGGCGGTCTTCAGCAGAAAACCGTGCTCGACACGCTTCGCGAGGAGGGTGAAGAGGTTGAACTCGAAGACATCATCAAAGAGGGATACAAAAACACCCGCTGCACTGAGTCCGGCGGTCCTGAGCCTGGCGTCGGTTGCGCTGGCCGCGGCATCATCACCTCGGTCAACCTGCTCGAACAGCTCGGTGCTTACGATGATGAATGGGATCTCGACTACGTGTTCTACGATGTGCTTGGTGACGTTGTGTGCGGTGGCTTCGCCATGCCGATCCGCGACGGTAAAGCCGAAGAGATCTACATCGTCTGCTCTGGCGAAATGATGGCCATGTACGCAGCCAACAACATCTGCAAAGGTATCCTCAAATACGCCGATGCAGGCGGTGTGCGCCTCGGCGGCCTGATCTGCAACAGCCGCAAGGTTGACAACGAGCGCGAGATGATCGAGGAGCTGGCTCGCAGGATCGGCACCCAGATGATCCACTTCGTGCCTCGCGACAACATGGTTCAGCGCGCAGAGATCAACAGGAAAACTGTGATCGATTTCGATCCGACCCATCCACAGGCCGACGAGTACCGCACCCTGGCCCGGAAGATCGACGAAAACAAGATGTTCGTCATTCCGAAGCCACTCTCGATCGACGAGCTGGAATCGCTCTTGATCGAATATGGCATTGCCAACTAA
- a CDS encoding P-II family nitrogen regulator, which yields MLMIRTIVRPEKVQDVMQGLLDAGYPAVTKISVVGRGKQRGLRVGDVVYDELPKEMLFLVVPDADKDFVIRAIMDNAKTGDGKFGDGKIFVSAVEEVYTISSGMKESETLLEAKEA from the coding sequence ATGTTAATGATCAGAACCATCGTCAGGCCGGAAAAAGTACAGGATGTCATGCAGGGCCTGCTTGACGCCGGTTACCCGGCAGTCACCAAAATCTCGGTCGTTGGCCGGGGCAAGCAACGCGGTCTGCGCGTCGGCGATGTGGTCTATGACGAACTGCCGAAAGAGATGCTGTTCCTCGTCGTGCCGGACGCCGACAAGGACTTCGTCATCCGCGCCATCATGGACAACGCCAAGACCGGCGACGGCAAGTTCGGTGACGGTAAAATCTTCGTGTCGGCTGTCGAAGAGGTCTATACGATCAGCTCTGGAATGAAGGAAAGCGAGACGCTGCTCGAAGCAAAGGAGGCCTGA